The nucleotide window GTGGTCGGGGCTGTCGTAGCGGCGGACCGCGGTGGGCTGGGCGGCGATGCCGGGGAAGTCCTCGCGGCGTTCCATGATCTGGAGCGCCTGCTGGGTGGTGGCCTTGTCGGTGATGGGGATGGGCTGGTAGGGCGAGCCGTTCCAGCACGGCTTGGGGGTCTTGGCGTCGCAGAGGCGGACCTTGTCGGCCACGTCCTTCTCGCTCATGCCGAGGACGGCGGCGAGGCGGCCGAGGACCGCCTTGCCGCCGTCCTTCATCTTCAGCATGTCGGTGCGGCTGACGGTGACCACCAGGCGGGTCTCGTTGTCGGCGAGCGGGACGCCGCGCTCGTCGAGTATCGAGCCGCGTACCGCGGGGGTGACGACCTCCTGGACGTGGTTGCTGGCGGCTTCGGCGGTGTACTGCTGCCCGTTGCGGATCTGGAGGTACCACAGCCGTCCGCCGAGGGTGCAGAGCAGGGAGACGACGAGGATCTGCAGGATCACCAGGCGGATGGTGACCCGCTGGGTGCGGCCGGTCTCAGGGATATTACTCATCGGCTCGGGTGCACCTCCTTAGGAGCGTCGGGGCGGCGGGGCGGGTGGCCGGCGGTGCTCACAGCTTCCGCGCCCCCTTCAGCAGGTTGTCGCGGCGGCCGGAGCGCGCGGTGCGGGAGACGCCGGGGGCCATCCAGCGGTACGGTCCGGCGCCCGCGCCGCCCGAAGGGTCCGACGCCATCGGGTCGTTGTCCAGCCGGCGGGCGAGCGCCATGATCCACGGCACGGTGAACGGCGCCAGCAGCAGGTCGTAGACGGTGGCCGTCAACAGCAGCTTGGCCAGGCCGACATGGCGGGCGGCGGTGTCCCCGACGAGGGCGCCGACGCCGGCGTAGAGCAGCGTGGAGCCGATCGCGGCGACGGCGACGGCGACCATCGGCACGGCGGCGGAGCGCAGTTGGCCGGTTTCCGGCTTGGCCAGCCCGACCACGTAGCCGATGACGCAGAGCACCAGGGCGTACCGGCCGGCCGCGTGGTCGGCGGGGGGCGCGAGGTCGGCGAGGAGTCCGGCGCCGAAGCCCACCAGGGCGCCGCCGACGTGGCCGTAGGTGATGGCGAGCGAGAGGACGACCAGCAGCAGCAGGTCGGGGACGGCGCCGGGCAGGTGGAGCCGGGCCAGCGCGCTCACCTGGAGCACGAGCGCGACGACCACGAGGGCGGCGGAGAGCAGGATCCGGTTGATGCGCATCGGTCAGCTCCGGGGCGAGGACGGCGAGACGGAGGCGCCGGGGGTGACCGTGACGGTGACCGTGGGCGTGGGATGGGCCGCCGGCTTGGGGGGCAGCACGGTGTCGCGCGGGTCCTGGCGCGGGGCGACCACGACCACGCCGACCACGTCGAGCCGGGAGAAGCCGACGAACGGCTGCACCTCGACGGTACGGGTCAGCCCGCCTCCCCCGGTGTCCACCTTGACGACCTGGCCGATCGGCACGCCGGGCACGAAGGGCTTGTCGGCCTGGGAGCCGAAGGTCACCAGCCGGTCGCCGGGCTTGACCCGGGCCCGGCCGTTGAGGAGCTGGATGCGCAGCGGCCGGTCGCCCTGGCCGGTGCCGAAGCCCAGTTCCATGGAGTTCTCCAGCCGGGCGCCGACGGTGAAGTCGGGGTCGCAGGCGAGCAGGACGGTGGAGGTGCTGGGGCCGACCGTGGTGACCCGGCCGACGAGTCCGTCGCCGTTGAGCACGGTCATGTCCCGCCGGATGCCGTCGGCGCTGCCGGCGTCGATGGTGATCGTCCAGGAGAAGCCCTGGGTGGCTCCTATGGCGATCACCTGGGCGCCCTTGATGCCGTACTGGCCGGCGCCCGCGGTCCCCAGCATCTTGTCGAGTTCGGCGGCGCGGTTGCGGGTGATGTCGCTGCTGCCGAGCTTCGCCTTGAGCGCGGCGTTCTGGCGTTCCAGGGCGGCGATCCGGTCGTGGCGGGTGCCGGAGTCGCGCACCGCCGCTATGGCGTTGCCGACCGGGTTCACCACCGAGGACACGCCGTTCTCGACGGGTCCGAAGACGGATGCGGCGGCGCTGCGGGCGACCGCCAGGGGGGACTGTTCGCCGCCGCGGATGTCCACGGTGATCAGCGCGAACGCGATGGCGATCAGTAGGACCAAGAGCAGCCGGCTCTCTCGTGTGTCCCTCACGTGCGGCGGCCGTGCCTTCCTCGTCGGACCGGACCGGCCGCGAGCCACGGCCGGTCGGCGATGTCGTAGTTCGGGTCGTTACGTCCGGGGGGACGACCGACGGGCGGGCCGTGCGGTGGGGCCCCGGGACGGGGCCGCGCGGCGGTCCGCGGCGCGGGCGCCCGCAGAAGGCGGGGCCACGGCGCCGCGGCGGGTCACCTGCGCGGCTGGGCGTCGAGCACCTGCTGGAGGGCCTCGAACTCCTCGACGCACTTGCCGGAGCCGAGCGCCACCGAGTCCAGCGGGTCCTCGGCGATGTGGATGGGCATCCCGGTCTCGCGACGCAGCCGTTCGTCGAGGCCGCGCAGCATGGCGCCGCCGCCGGTGAGCACGATGCCGCGGTCCATGATGTCGCCGGAGAGTTCCGGCGGGCACTTGTCGAGGGTGGTCTTGACCGCGTCCACGATGGCGTTGACCGGTTCCTCGATGGCCTTGCGGACCTCGGCGGCGGAGATCACCACCGTCTTGGGCAGGCCGCTCACCAGGTCGCGTCCGCGGATCTCGGTGTGCTCGTCCTTCTCCAGCTCGAAGGCGGAGCCGATGGTGATCTTGATCTGTTCGGCGGTGCGCTCGCCCAGCAGGAGGCTGTACTCCTTCTTGATGTGCTGGATGATCGCATTGTCCAACTCGTCGCCGGCCACCCGGATGGACTGGGCGGTGACGATGCCGCCGAGCGAGATCACGGCGACCTCGGTGGTGCCGCCGCCGATGTCGACCACCATGTTGCCGGTGGCCTCGTGGACCGGCAGGCCGGCCCCGATCGCGGCGGCCATCGGCTCCTCGATGATGTGCACCTGGCGGGCGCCCGCCTGGCTGGACGCCTCGATCACGGCGCGCCGTTCGACCCCGGTGATGCCCGAGGGCACGCAGACCACGACCCGCGGGCGGGCAAGGTAGCGCCGCTTGTGGATCTTGAGGATGAAGTAGCGGAGCATCCGCTCGGTGATCTCGAAGTCGGCGATCACACCGTCCTTGAGCGGACGGACCGCAACGATGTTGCCAGGGGTACGGCCGATCATCTTCTTGGCTTCGGCGCCAACCGCCAGAATGCCGCCCGTATTCGTATTGATGGCGACAACCGACGGTTCGTTGAGGACGATCCCGCGACCCCTGACGTACACCAGCGTGTTGGCGGTGCCGAGGTCGACAGCCATGTCACGGCCGATGAACGACATATTGTTCGCCATGAGGATACGTCTGGCCTTCCCGAGCTGGAGCGATGGGGACTTGAGGGCGGCGTTCTGGCGCCCCCGCGGGGCAGGGGGCGTGATCTGCTGCGGAGGTCCGTAGCGGTGTATCCATCGTAGTCGCGCCCGGTGGACCAGGAGTGAGGGCGCCCCGGCCATTGTCAGCAGAACACACAGCCGCCCCTTGTAATGGTGACGTCGTGTCGGGGCGATTGGTTCCCGCATTACCGTCGCATATGCGGGACCGCCGCCCGGGCAAAACCCTCGGCGGCGGCCGGTGCCCGCCGGTGTCCGCGTTTCTGACTTGCCGTCAGCAACTGACCGGCGGCGGGCGGGATCCCGGAGGGCGTCCGCCTCAAATCAGCCCGGGGAAGAAGAGCTTGATCTCCCGCTCCGCCGACTCCGGGGAGTCGGAGGCGTGCACCAGGTTCTCGCGCACGATGGTGCCGAAGTCGCCCCGGATGCTGCCGGGGGCGGCGGCGATCGGGTCGGTGGGGCCGGCCAGCGCGCGCATCCCCTCGACCACCCGCTCGCCCTCGACCACCAGCGCCACCGAGGGACCGGAGGACATGAACTCCACCAGCGGCTCGTAGAACGCCTTGCCCACGTGCTCCGCGTAGTGGCGCTCCAGCGTGGCCCGGTCCAGCGAGCGCAGCTCCAGCGCGGTGATCGCCCACCCCGCCTTGCGCTCGATCCGCCCGATGATCTCGCCCACCAGACCCCGGCGGACGGCATCGGGCTTGAGGAGGACGAGGGTGCGCTGGCTCATGTGCGGCTCCTTGGAACGCGAGTGCGCCGCGGCTTCGACTGTGCTGCGGCTTCGAAGTGGACTGACCCTATCGGGCGACCCCGTGTTCCCCGCCAGCGGCTACCCCGACCGTGGGGCAGCAGTCGCACCCGGCAGTGTCCCCCGCGCGGGTGACAGTGGGCCGAACGGGTGGCGGCGCGGCGGTGGCCCCGGGACGGGCGTGTCGGCGCCGCGTCCCTTGACGGCGCCGCCGGGGCGCCGCCGTCCGCCCCGGCCGGGTCAGCCGGCCGTGGCCGCGGCGTCCTGCGGCGGCTCGGCGGCGCGCGCGGCGTTGGCCGCCTTGAACGCGTCGATCTTGCGGCCGAAGTGGACCGCGGCCCACCACAGCGCGGCGAAGACCGCCCCCAGGAAGTACATGGTCGGCACCACGAACCCGGAGGCGATCAGGGCGATCTGGAGCACCCAGCCGATCACCACCCCGCCCGGCCGCGTGATCATCCCGCACAGCAGCACGCACAGCACCATGGCGACCCCGCTGACCGCCCAGACCGTGCCGGCCGAGAAGTGCGAGAGGTTCATCGCCACCAGCCCGGCCAGGCCGATCACAAAGGCTTCACCGAGCAGGGTGCTGGCACACAGCGTTCGCATCGGAACTCACTTCCGGCCCAGCAGCAGCCGGGCCTCTCCCACGGTGATCACGGAACCGGTGACCAGCACGCCGGCCCCGGCGTACTCGCCCTCCTCCTCGGCGAGGGTGACGGCGGCCTCCAGCGCGTCGTCCAGCCGCGGCTCGACCTGGACCCGCTCGCTGCCGAAGACCTCCACCGCCACGGCCGCCAGCTCGTCGACGTCCATCGCACGGTGGCTGGAGTTACGGGTCACCACCACCTCGGCGAAGATCGGCTCGAACGCCTCCAGCACCCCGCGGACGTCCTTGTCACCGCTGGGGGCGACCACGCCGACCAGGTGGGTGAAGGCGAACGCCTCGCGCACCGCCTCCGCGGTCGCCTGGGCGCCGGCCGGGTTGTGCGCGGCGTCCAGCACCACCGTGGGGCTGCGCCGCACCACCTCCAGGCGGCCCGGGGAGGTGACCGTGGCGAAGGCGCCGCGCACCGTGTCCACGTCCAGCGGGCGGGCCGCGCGGGCCGAGCCGACGCCGAAGAACGCCTCCACCGCGGCGAGCGCCACCGCCGCGTTGTGCGCCTGGTGGGCGCCGTGCAGCGGGAGGAAGATCTGCTCGTACTCGCCGCCGAGGCCGCGCAGGGTCAGCATCTGGCCGCCGACCGCCACCTCGCGGGAGACCACGCCGAACTCCATGCCCTCGCGGGCCACCGTGGCGTCCACCTCGACGGCGCGCTTGAGCAGCGTCTGGGCGGCGTCCACCGGCTGCTGGGCGAGGACGGCGGTGGCGCCCTCCTTGATGATGCCGCCCTTCTCCAGCGCTATCTCGCCGGGCGTGCCGCCCAGCCGGTCGGTGTGGTCCAGCGCGATCGGGGTGACCACGGCGACGGTGCCGTCGAGCACGTTGGTGGCGTCCCAGCGGCCCCCCATGCCCACCTCGACCACGGCCACGTCGACCGGCGCGTCGGCGAAGGCGGCGTAGGCCATGCCGGTGAGGACCTCGAAGAAGGAGAGCCGGTAGTCCTGGCTCGCGTCGACCATCTCGACGTACGGCTTGACGTCCCGGTAGGTGGCCACGAAGCGCTCGACGGAGATGGGCGAGCCGTCCAGGCTGATGCGTTCGGTGACCGACTCCACGTGCGGGCTGGTGTAGCGGCCGGTGCGCAGTTCGAAGGCGCGCAGCAGCGTCTCGATCATGCGGGCGGTGCTGGTCTTGCCGTTGGTGCCGGTGATGTGGATCGCCGGGTAGGCGCGCTGCGGCTCGCCGAGGACGTCCATCAGGGCGCTGATGCGGGTGACCGAGGGCTCCAGCTTGGTCTCGCCCCAGCGGTCGGCGAGCTCGGCCTCCACCTCGCGCAGGGCCTCGGCCTCCTCGGGGGACCGCGGACCGGCCGGGGTCTCCTCGCCGAGGGTCGGGGAGACCTGTGCGCGCAGCGTCCTGCTGCCGGCCTCGATCACCGCCAGATCCGGGTCCCGGTCGGTCTCCTCGGCGATGATCTCGTCGAATTCGTCCGGTGTGCCCGGGGTGTCCGAGGACGGGTCTTCGTTACGGGGGCGCTCGCTCACGGTGTCCAGTCTACGGAGGGGGACCGACGACGAAGGGCAAGGCCCCCGCACCCACCGGGGCGGGTACGGGGGCCGGGGCGGGCGTCAGCCCTGGGGCAGCGACTCCAGCTGGGCGGAGATCCGCGCGATGTCGGCCTCCGCGGTGGCCTTGCGGGTCCGGATCTTCTCCACCACCTGATCGGGCGCCTTGGCGAGGAACGCCTCGTTGCCGAGCTTGGCGTCGGCCTGGGCCAGCTCCTTCTCCGCCGCCGCCAGGTCCTTCGTCAGCCGCTTGCGCTCGGCGGCGAAGTCGATGACGCCGGACAGGTCGAGGGAGACGGTGGCGCCGGCCACCGGGAGCGAGGCGGTGGCGGTGAAGGCGTCACCGGCCGGCTGGAGGCGCAGCAGCGAGCGGATCGCCTCCTCGTGCGCGGCCAGCGGGGTGCCGGCCA belongs to Streptantibioticus cattleyicolor NRRL 8057 = DSM 46488 and includes:
- the mreD gene encoding rod shape-determining protein MreD; protein product: MRINRILLSAALVVVALVLQVSALARLHLPGAVPDLLLLVVLSLAITYGHVGGALVGFGAGLLADLAPPADHAAGRYALVLCVIGYVVGLAKPETGQLRSAAVPMVAVAVAAIGSTLLYAGVGALVGDTAARHVGLAKLLLTATVYDLLLAPFTVPWIMALARRLDNDPMASDPSGGAGAGPYRWMAPGVSRTARSGRRDNLLKGARKL
- the mreC gene encoding rod shape-determining protein MreC — encoded protein: MRDTRESRLLLVLLIAIAFALITVDIRGGEQSPLAVARSAAASVFGPVENGVSSVVNPVGNAIAAVRDSGTRHDRIAALERQNAALKAKLGSSDITRNRAAELDKMLGTAGAGQYGIKGAQVIAIGATQGFSWTITIDAGSADGIRRDMTVLNGDGLVGRVTTVGPSTSTVLLACDPDFTVGARLENSMELGFGTGQGDRPLRIQLLNGRARVKPGDRLVTFGSQADKPFVPGVPIGQVVKVDTGGGGLTRTVEVQPFVGFSRLDVVGVVVVAPRQDPRDTVLPPKPAAHPTPTVTVTVTPGASVSPSSPRS
- a CDS encoding rod shape-determining protein — translated: MSFIGRDMAVDLGTANTLVYVRGRGIVLNEPSVVAINTNTGGILAVGAEAKKMIGRTPGNIVAVRPLKDGVIADFEITERMLRYFILKIHKRRYLARPRVVVCVPSGITGVERRAVIEASSQAGARQVHIIEEPMAAAIGAGLPVHEATGNMVVDIGGGTTEVAVISLGGIVTAQSIRVAGDELDNAIIQHIKKEYSLLLGERTAEQIKITIGSAFELEKDEHTEIRGRDLVSGLPKTVVISAAEVRKAIEEPVNAIVDAVKTTLDKCPPELSGDIMDRGIVLTGGGAMLRGLDERLRRETGMPIHIAEDPLDSVALGSGKCVEEFEALQQVLDAQPRR
- the ndk gene encoding nucleoside-diphosphate kinase, coding for MSQRTLVLLKPDAVRRGLVGEIIGRIERKAGWAITALELRSLDRATLERHYAEHVGKAFYEPLVEFMSSGPSVALVVEGERVVEGMRALAGPTDPIAAAPGSIRGDFGTIVRENLVHASDSPESAEREIKLFFPGLI
- a CDS encoding DUF4233 domain-containing protein → MRTLCASTLLGEAFVIGLAGLVAMNLSHFSAGTVWAVSGVAMVLCVLLCGMITRPGGVVIGWVLQIALIASGFVVPTMYFLGAVFAALWWAAVHFGRKIDAFKAANAARAAEPPQDAAATAG
- the folC gene encoding bifunctional tetrahydrofolate synthase/dihydrofolate synthase, whose protein sequence is MSERPRNEDPSSDTPGTPDEFDEIIAEETDRDPDLAVIEAGSRTLRAQVSPTLGEETPAGPRSPEEAEALREVEAELADRWGETKLEPSVTRISALMDVLGEPQRAYPAIHITGTNGKTSTARMIETLLRAFELRTGRYTSPHVESVTERISLDGSPISVERFVATYRDVKPYVEMVDASQDYRLSFFEVLTGMAYAAFADAPVDVAVVEVGMGGRWDATNVLDGTVAVVTPIALDHTDRLGGTPGEIALEKGGIIKEGATAVLAQQPVDAAQTLLKRAVEVDATVAREGMEFGVVSREVAVGGQMLTLRGLGGEYEQIFLPLHGAHQAHNAAVALAAVEAFFGVGSARAARPLDVDTVRGAFATVTSPGRLEVVRRSPTVVLDAAHNPAGAQATAEAVREAFAFTHLVGVVAPSGDKDVRGVLEAFEPIFAEVVVTRNSSHRAMDVDELAAVAVEVFGSERVQVEPRLDDALEAAVTLAEEEGEYAGAGVLVTGSVITVGEARLLLGRK